The stretch of DNA TTGACAGTACcgaatgaagaaaataaattatctttTAGGGATTTTATCAATTATCTTCTGAGACTACTCACCTCAGGTCGTCCGGGTAATAAAACGAACCAAGCCTTAATTTTATGaccatttttgttacaaaatgaACATCTCAACTTAAGTTCTCTATTTGCTGGTAaaagaacattttcaaaaattttgtttttaacttcATTAAAACCTAAGTCATTTTTGTTAAGAGCTTGAGATTGTGATCCCataatgttttgaaaagtttcaGTTGATTTTATGAATCCAGTGAGATCATTTCTTAGTTccattatttcatttttcaacaCAACATTTTCATCTATTTTCTTAGATAAAACACTAGAGcaaacatgtttttcttttgactcAATTAagtctttgttaattttttcaaaattaagaataacagtttgaagttttttcttttcttcttttagttCAGAAACTTCTTTTTGTAAAGAAAAACATTGTTTGGATAAGAATTCAGAATCATGTAATAGACTATTAAAATTAGTTTCTAATTCTTCATAAGGATGAGTTTTATCAAAGAGAAATACCTCATCATTTTCTGAATCTGCCATTAGACAGATGttggcttcttcttcttctttatttgtttcaaattcatcatcatcatcccagGTAGCTAACATGGATTTTTTCTTGAAGGGAAAATTTCTGGGTGATTTGTTTAGGGGACATTCTGATTTGTAATGTCCAAGTTTGTTGCAACCAAAGCAGGTCACTTGACTTTTGTCAAAGTCATTTTTCTGCATATCTTTTCCTGAAGAAAAGTTTCTTCTAATTTGATCTCTTCTTCTTAACATACGTTGGATTTTGCCAGAAATGAGAGCTAGTTCTCCTTCTGCCTCTTCTTGGGTAGATTCTAATTCCTTAGAGTCATCTTCTAAAAAACTTATATCTTTTTGAGAAGCTTTTAGAGCAAtggttttttccttttttaaaggTTTATCTCCTTGAAGAATAacttcatgagcttttaaagTACCAATAAGATCTTCTATGGGAAGTGTTTTCAAATCTTTAGTTTGAGTAATGGCAGTAACCATTGGTCTCCAAGTAACTGGAAGACATCTCAAAAGTTTTCTAATTCTATCATTAGTTGAAAAAGTTTTTCCAAGAGATCTTAATTCATTTATGATAGTAGTAAATCTTGAAAACATTTCATCAATAGTTTCGTTTTCAATCATttcaaaagtttcaaatttattAGTTCCTATGTCTattcttgtttcttttacaTGACTAGTTCCTTCATGGTGAACTTGTAAAGTGTCCCAAACCTTTTTAGCAGTATCACATTCATCTACTCTTTCACTTTCTTCCATGCTTAGAGCACAGGATAGAAATAAATGAGCTTTAGAGTTTAGGAGTACCTTTTGTTGTTCTGCAGTTGTCCATGCATCTTCAGGTTTGTCTGAAATGACTCCCTCAGCAGAAGTTACAGTAGGAACATAATCTCCTTCTGTGACTATGCGCCACATTCCTACTTCTTgagattttaaaaacaattgcattttgtttttccaaaaaTAGTAATTCTTTCCAGTGAACAAAGGTGGTCTTGAAGCAGATCCTCCTTCTGGAATGTATCtttcttttgacattttttcttcctgaatctttttccTCTAACACTTGTTAAGTGTATAAACCTGTAGAgacaggctctgataccaattgaagtagcaataaatgtcacaagaaagggggggtttgaattgtgaccctttttttaaaaatcttttatgtgagtttaaaataactcaagacaatatttcttttaattggttagttaacaattaacaaagaaatatagttagcaacaataaaataaacaatatataaatgaacaaaataaatactgAGTTAGTTGCTGAATAAGTAAATGTTTAAGGCCCAGAGCACTCTGGTATTACTCAGTTAGTTTAGTTTAGTATGTTTTAAGGATTTTAGAGtccaagagaaaaacacacaaaagttatcctggttcacccaacttgggctagtccagtcctcacagtccttgtgagattgtccactataAATGCTCAGATCAGAACCTTCTGCTTCGCATCAAAAACTtgatcacaactggatcaatacaaactgcttttcttcactcgaaaagacttttacacaaatgcttttcttcactcgaaaagactttcacacaaatgcttttcttcactcgaaaagactttcactcaaaatgcttttcttcactcgaaaagactttctcacaaacactcaatctaacatgaaagaaagacttgagagggttacaatatttgtggggaatatgggttaaatcaactcaagtgagagattgataatagcaagctttgtctatttgtttttcacaaatttatgatatatctttgatgctttgctttgcttttgaagagtttattacttgttgatttttgcttcaactaagtatatgatttgattctttttgCAAACTCTTAATCTTCTCTTCATGTAGCTCcattgtatttataggcaaatataACCTTTGGAGGAGCGTATGAGAGagggatttgaatttcaaatccaacT from Trifolium pratense cultivar HEN17-A07 linkage group LG5, ARS_RC_1.1, whole genome shotgun sequence encodes:
- the LOC123886134 gene encoding uncharacterized protein LOC123886134; protein product: MSKERYIPEGGSASRPPLFTGKNYYFWKNKMQLFLKSQEVGMWRIVTEGDYVPTVTSAEGVISDKPEDAWTTAEQQKVLLNSKAHLFLSCALSMEESERVDECDTAKKVWDTLQVHHEGTSHVKETRIDIGTNKFETFEMIENETIDEMFSRFTTIINELRSLGKTFSTNDRIRKLLRCLPVTWRPMVTAITQTKDLKTLPIEDLIGTLKAHEVILQGDKPLKKEKTIALKASQKDISFLEDDSKELESTQEEAEGELALISGKIQHLIESKEKHVCSSVLSKKIDENVVLKNEIMELRNDLTGFIKSTETFQNIMGSQSQALNKNDLGFNEVKNKIFENVLLPANRELKLRCSFCNKNGHKIKAWFVLLPGRPEVSSLRR